In Raphanus sativus cultivar WK10039 chromosome 5, ASM80110v3, whole genome shotgun sequence, the following proteins share a genomic window:
- the LOC108857811 gene encoding chloride conductance regulatory protein ICln isoform X2: protein MAVGLREFARRTGNGSGTPPVLDESNGEELMHVQPSVAVALGNRSLESPGTLYITSRKLIWLSDVDMAKGYAVDFLSISLHAVSRDPEAYSSPCLYTQIEVEEDEDEEHESDTESTGALDLSKIREMRLVPSDSAQLDTLFDMFCECAELNPEPVEEEEESEHNWVFSADQMVVGGGAEEDGEWPISQSPTSVIGLSVGDEGLAQPMLELHINDQRFDDAEEMVHESETKDH from the exons ATGGCGGTTGGTCTAAGAGAGTTCGCGCGCAGAACCGGAAACGGCTCCGGAACACCCCCGGTGCTAGACGAATCTAACGGTGAGGAACTCATGCACGTGCAGCCCTCCGTCGCCGTCGCTCTCGGCAATCGATCCCTCGAGTCTCCAGGAACGCTCTACATCACTTCCAG GAAATTGATTTGGCTGAGTGATGTAGACATGGCGAAAGGCTACGCCGTCGATTTCTTATCGATATCGCTTCACGCAGTGTCTAGAGATCCAGAGGCTTATTCATCTCCTTGTTTATATACTCAG ATTGAagttgaagaagatgaggatgaAGAACATGAGTCTGATACTGAATCCACCGGAGCTTTGGACTTGTCGAAGATCAGAGAGATGAGGCTTGTTCCTTCTGACTCTGCCCAGT TGGATACTCTGTTTGATATGTTCTGTGAATGTGCTGAGCTCAATCCAGAACCAGTTGAAG aagaagaagaaagtgaacATAACTGGGTGTTTAGTGCTGATCAGATGGTTGTTGGTGGAGGAG CGGAAGAAGATGGCGAATGGCCAATATCTCAGAGCCCGACGAGTGTTATTGGTCTATCCGTTGGAGATGAAGGTCTTGCTCAGCCTATGCTTGAG CTCCATATCAATGATCAGAGGTTTGATGATGCTGAAGAGATGGTTCATGAAAGTGAGACCAAAGATCACTAA
- the LOC108857811 gene encoding chloride conductance regulatory protein ICln isoform X1 — MAVGLREFARRTGNGSGTPPVLDESNGEELMHVQPSVAVALGNRSLESPGTLYITSRKLIWLSDVDMAKGYAVDFLSISLHAVSRDPEAYSSPCLYTQIEVEEDEDEEHESDTESTGALDLSKIREMRLVPSDSAQLDTLFDMFCECAELNPEPVEGKHKAATLLLSFDDAMFSYIFSFICTFSEEEESEHNWVFSADQMVVGGGAEEDGEWPISQSPTSVIGLSVGDEGLAQPMLELHINDQRFDDAEEMVHESETKDH, encoded by the exons ATGGCGGTTGGTCTAAGAGAGTTCGCGCGCAGAACCGGAAACGGCTCCGGAACACCCCCGGTGCTAGACGAATCTAACGGTGAGGAACTCATGCACGTGCAGCCCTCCGTCGCCGTCGCTCTCGGCAATCGATCCCTCGAGTCTCCAGGAACGCTCTACATCACTTCCAG GAAATTGATTTGGCTGAGTGATGTAGACATGGCGAAAGGCTACGCCGTCGATTTCTTATCGATATCGCTTCACGCAGTGTCTAGAGATCCAGAGGCTTATTCATCTCCTTGTTTATATACTCAG ATTGAagttgaagaagatgaggatgaAGAACATGAGTCTGATACTGAATCCACCGGAGCTTTGGACTTGTCGAAGATCAGAGAGATGAGGCTTGTTCCTTCTGACTCTGCCCAGT TGGATACTCTGTTTGATATGTTCTGTGAATGTGCTGAGCTCAATCCAGAACCAGTTGAAGGTAAGCATAAAGCCGCAACCTTGCTGCTATCGTTTGATGATGCAATGTTTAGTTAcatttttagtttcatttgtaccttttcagaagaagaagaaagtgaacATAACTGGGTGTTTAGTGCTGATCAGATGGTTGTTGGTGGAGGAG CGGAAGAAGATGGCGAATGGCCAATATCTCAGAGCCCGACGAGTGTTATTGGTCTATCCGTTGGAGATGAAGGTCTTGCTCAGCCTATGCTTGAG CTCCATATCAATGATCAGAGGTTTGATGATGCTGAAGAGATGGTTCATGAAAGTGAGACCAAAGATCACTAA
- the LOC108859797 gene encoding uncharacterized protein LOC108859797 encodes MAFWSAENATKAYLTTLKTDQRTKEPNVAEFISAIAAGNNARKITVACAGAANAEILAALIAAANQTRGQVVCVLSGIEELLISKKMLEPSEIHHIQFVVGESNDNTLINDHFGEADFVLVDCNLENHQSIVRKIVNHHEENARTGGRSGVAVVVGYNAFSRGSWRFSDGRKTQFLPIGEGLLVTRVNDNGSYNQKTMNKNNDHRHHHHNYVRKSHWIVKVDKCTGEEHVFRVRAPRGEATIGA; translated from the exons ATGGCTTTCTGGTCTGCTGAGAATGCTACTAAAGCCTACCTTACTACACTGAAAACG GATCAAAGAACAAAAGAACCAAACGTGGCTGAATTCATTTCAGCTATAGCCGCCGGAAATAACGCAAGAAAGATCACCGTGGCTTGTGCCGGAGCAGCAAACGCTGAGATACTCGCTGCCCTAATCGCTGCGGCTAATCAAACGCGCGGTCAAGTGGTATGCGTTTTAAGTGGCATCGAAGAACTACTTATATCCAAGAAAATGTTGGAACCATCAGAGATTCATCACATACAATTCGTAGTCGGAGAATCCAACGACAACACTCTAATTAATGATCATTTTGGAGAAGCCGATTTCGTTCTAGTCGATTGTAACCTCGAGAACCACCAAAGTATTGTTAGAAAAATTGTTAATCACCATGAGGAAAATGCAAGAACGGGAGGTAGAAGCGGTGTGGCTGTTGTGGTGGGTTATAACGCGTTTTCGAGAGGATCTTGGAGGTTTAGCGATGGGAGGAAAACGCAGTTTTTACCTATAGGTGAAGGGTTGCTGGTGACGAGGGTCAACGATAATGGTAGTTATAACCAGAAGACGATGAATAAAAACAAcgatcatcgtcatcatcaccATAATTACGTGAGAAAGAGCCATTGGATAGTGAAAGTTGACAAGTGCACAGGAGAGGAGCATGTGTTTAGAGTTAGGGCTCCACGAGGAGAAGCCACTATTGGAGCTTAA
- the LOC108805436 gene encoding protein GAMETE CELL DEFECTIVE 1, mitochondrial, producing MFNLTRILPRLHSLSLNHSTTASGAPRILQSLGNRAFSGKPGDENGWDIATGGSFSGGGGSDDLDWDHKSMWSTGLSKEHFDGVSVGRQNNANPPSSDSSSGDVMSKLGPREAAMVNEMNEYDDMIKEIEKENRHSRGFVDGIKQKMMEMSVLLKQVKEPGARGSYLKDSEKTEMYRLHKENPEVYTVERLAKDFRIMRQRVHAILFLKEDEEEEERKLGRPLDDSVERLLDEYPEFFVSHDREFHVASLSYKPDFKVMPEGWDGTIKDMDEVHYEISKKEDDILYEEFLRRFEFNKLKWKGEVKCHKYSRRRSSDGWKITVEKLGPQGKRGNGGGWKFVSLPDGSSRPLNEVEKMYVKREAPRRRRKILP from the exons ATGTTTAACCTAACTAGGATCCTCCCTCGCCTACACTCGCTTTCCCTTAACCATAGCACAACTGCCTCTGGCGCTCCGAGAATCCTCCAATCTCTCGGAAACCGAGCGTTTTCCGGGAAACCAGGCGACGAAAACGGCTGGGACATCGCGACGGGAGGATCGTTCTCCGGAGGAGGAGGATCCGACGATCTCGATTGGGATCACAAATCGATGTGGTCCACTGGTCTAAGCAAGGAGCATTTCGACGGCGTCTCCGTTGGCCGTCAGAACAATGCGAATCCTCCTTCTTCTGATAGTTCTTCGGGTGATGTGATGAGCAAGTTAGGTCCCAGAGAAGCCGCCATGGTTAACGAGATGAACGAGTACGATGACATGATCAAGGAGATCGAGAAAGAGAACAGGCACAGCAGAGGATTCGTCGATGGGATCAAGCAGAAGATGATGGAGATGAGTGTGCTTCTGAAGCAAGTCAAGGAGCCTGGTGCTAGAGGGTCTTATCTCAAGGACTCTGAGAAGACTGAGATGTACAGGTTGCACAAAGAGAATCCCGAGGTTTATACCGTTGAGAGGCTTGCTAAGGATTTTAGGATCATGAGGCAGCGTGTTCACGCCATTCTTTTTCTTAAAGAGgatgaggaagaggaggagaggAAGCTTGGTCGTCCTCTGGATGATTCCGTTGAGCGTTTGCTTGATGAGTACCCTGA GTTCTTTGTTTCGCATGACCGGGAGTTTCATGTGGCCTCGCTCAGTTACAAGCCTGACTTCAAGGTCATGCCAGAAGGATGGGATGGTACGATTAAAGATATGGATGAAGTCCATTATGAGATCTCTAAGAAAGAGGATGACATTCTTTACGAAGAGTTTCTCCGGAGGTTTGAGTTCAACAAACTGAAA TGGAAAGGAGAAGTGAAGTGCCACAAGTACAGCAGAAGACGTTCATCAGATGGTTGGAAAATCACGGTTGAGAAATTGGGTCCTCAGGGCAAACGTGGAAATGGAGGTGGCTGGAAGTTTGTGAGTCTTCCCGATGGATCGAGCCGGCCTCTCAACGAGGTGGAGAAGATGTATGTTAAGCGTGAAGCCCCACGTCGCCGCCGTAAGATTCTTCCTTGA
- the LOC108857394 gene encoding AT-hook motif nuclear-localized protein 6 yields MEDKSGISPSGVITVKGDEALASRTEFQQSPSFLQFVSPTTVVTPPPPPPPPAPASTTVNPGSAAAPPQPLMASSGSDLTKKKRGRPRKYAPDGSLNPRALKPTLSPTPISSSIPFSGDYNHHSHWKRGKAQQQQQQHHHVDIIKKSHNFEYGSSPAPPPPPPPGLSCYVGANFTTHQFTVNAGEDVTMKVMPYSQGSRAICILSATGTISNVTLRQPTTSGGTLTYEGRFEILSLSGSFMPTDNGGTKGRSGGMSISLAGPNGKIIGGGLAGMLIAAGPVQVVMGSFIVMHQAEQTQKKKPRIIEASPPPPQQRLPPGFTITTVNSTSPLVATVEEPKQQTYGGGGGGIVRPMPQVTSSSFHNDNSAMNNFTTTFQGYGNMNAGTNKDEDGYDDGGDDDSGDTRSLSTSG; encoded by the exons ATGGAGGATAAAAGTGGTATTAGTCCAAGTGGGGTCATCACAGTTAAGGGAGATGAAGCTTTGGCGTCAAGAACAGAGTTTCAGCAAAGCCCTAGCTTCCTTCAATTCGTAAGTCCCACCACGGTGGtgactcctcctcctcctccccctcCTCCGGCTCCGGCTTCAACCACCGTGAATCCTGGCTCAGCCGCCGCACCTCCGCAGCCGTTGATGGCCAGCTCAGGGTCAGATctgacgaagaagaagagaggaaggCCGAGAAAGTACGCTCCAGATGGAAGTTTGAACCCTAGGGCTTTGAAGCCAACTCTCTCTCCAACACCAATCTCGTCTTCGATTCCTTTCTCTGGAGATTATAATCATCATTCTCATTGGAAACGAGGAAAAgctcagcagcagcagcagcaacatcATCATGTTGACATCATCAAGAAATCTCACAACTTTGAGTATGGAAGCAGCCCAG ctcctcctccacctccacctcctgGACTCTCCTGCTATGTGGGTGCAAATTTCACAACACATCAGTTTACTGTCAATGCCGGCGAG gATGTAACGATGAAGGTTATGCCTTACTCGCAAGGGTCTCGAGCTATATGCATTCTTTCCGCAACTGGTACCATCTCTAATGTCACACTTCGTCAACCTACCACTTCAGGCGGCACTCTTACATATGAG GGTCGATTTGAGATACTTTCGCTATCTGGTTCCTTTATGCCTACTGATAACGGAGGAACTAAAGGTCGGTCCGGTGGTATGAGCATTTCTTTAGCCGGACCAAACGGCAAAATCATTGGCGGTGGCCTTGCCGGTATGCTCATAGCAGCCGGTCCTGTCCAG GTGGTAATGGGAAGTTTCATTGTGATGCATCAAGCAGAACAAACGCAGAAGAAGAAACCTCGAATCATCGAGgcttctcctcctccgccaCAACAACGACTACCTCCGGGTTTCACCATAACCACCGTGAATTCTACTTCTCCGTTGGTGGCCACAGTAGAGGAGCCAAAACAACAAACctacggtggtggtggtggtggtataGTGAGACCCATGCCTCAagtgacttcttcttctttccacaACGACAACTCAGCTATGAACAATTTCACAACGACCTTTCAGGGATACGGGAATATGAACGCTGGTACTAACAAAGATGAAGACGGCTATGACgatggtggtgatgatgattcCGGCGATACCAGGAGCCTATCTACTAGTGGTTGA
- the LOC108861001 gene encoding 65-kDa microtubule-associated protein 9, with translation MSKTQIESICSSLLQELEIIWDEVGETETEREKILIEIEDECRTVYSRKIEKVKEERNQLRQDIADSEARVIDICSVMEEPSSLGRQHQSDQSGRRSLKEELVKILQKLEDMEKRKSERKDQFIQVIEDIKCIRDEINGDTDETCSSDFSVDESDLSLRKLEELHSELYTLQEQKRNRMKQIQDHLGTLESLCAVLGLNFGETVTKIHPSLVESEGSRNISNTTLDKLASSVTQWHETKIQRMQELQDLVTTMLEFWNLMDTPAEEQQKFIDVSCNIAATVSEITKPNSLSTDLLEEVKAELCRLEELKWSKMKELVLKKRAELEEICKRTHIVFEEQDITVENVIIAIESGDVNPENILEQIEYRAGKVKEEALSRKEILEKAEKWLNACEEENWLEEYNQDENRYNAGKGSHLILKRAEKARALVNKLPVMVEALASKITVWESEKGAEFLFDGNRLLWMLEEYTDLREEKEQERRRKRDLKKLQGQVTSEQDKGTPTRPQSAKKGLRVSTNKRFASSPQTPRTDSPHSAKFFTSQSRYS, from the exons ATGTCCAAAACTCAAATCGAATCAATCTGTTCATCTCTTCTTCAAGAACTCGAG ATTATATGGGACGAGGTAGGAGAAACTGAAACCGAAAGAGAGAAGATTTTGATTGAGATTGAAGACGAATGCAGAACAGTTTATAGTCGAAAAATCGAAAAGGTAAAAGAAGAGAGGAATCAGCTAAGACAAGACATTGCTGATTCAGAGGCAAGAGTTATTGATATATGTTCTGTAATGGAAGAGCCATCGAGTCTTGGAAGGCAACACCAATCTGATcaaagtggaagaagaagtTTGAAAGAAGAGTTGGTAAAGATTCTTCAGAAACTTGAAGATATGGAGAAGAGAAAATCAGAGAGGAAGGATCAGTTTATTCAAGTAATTGAAGATATAAAATGTATAAGAGACGAGATAAATGGAGATACTGATGAGACTTGTTCATCTGATTTTTCGGTTGATGAATCGGATTTATCTCTTAGAAAGCTTGAAGAGTTACACAGTGAGCTTTACACACTTCAAGAACAGAAG agAAACCGGATGAAACAGATTCAAGATCATCTAGGAACTCTGGAATCACTTTGTGCGGTTCTCGGTTTGAATTTTGGAGAAACTGTTACCAAGATTCACCCAAGTTTAGTAGAATCTGAAGGGTCAAGAAATATAAGCAACACAACACTTGACAAGTTAGCTTCATCAGTAACCCAATGGCATGAGACAAAGATACAGAGAATGCAAGAA CTACAAGATCTTGTGACGACaatgcttgagttttggaacTTAATGGATACACCAGCAGAAGAACAACAGAAGTTCATTGACGTTTCATGTAACATAGCTGCTACCGTTTCTGAAATAACCAAACCCAATAGTCTTTCCACAGATTTGCTTGAAGAG GTTAAAGCAGAGCTGTGTCGGTTAGAGGAGTTGAAATGGAGCAAAATGAAGGAACTTGTTTTAAAAAAGAGGGCAGAACTTGAAGAGATAtgcaaaagaacacacattGTTTTTGAAGAACAAGATATCACGGTGGAGAATGTAATTATAGCCATTGAATCAGGAGATGTAAACCCTGAAAATATACTAGAACAGATTGAGTATAGAGCTGGGAAAGTGAAAGAGGAAGCTTTAAGCAGAAAAGAGATTCTTGAAAAAGCTGAGAAATGGTTGAATGCTTGTGAGGAAGAGAATTGGCTTGAAGAGTATAATCAG GATGAAAACAGATACAACGCAGGAAAAGGATCTCACTTAATCCTCAAACGTGCAGAGAAAGCAAGAGCACTTGTTAATAAACTTCCAG TTATGGTTGAAGCATTAGCTTCTAAGATTACAGTTTGGGAATCAGAGAAAGGTGCTGAGTTTCTATTTGATGGT AATCGTCTACTTTGGATGCTTGAAGAATACACGGATCTCAGGGAAGAGAAAGAACAAGAACGTCGCAGGAAAAGG GATCTAAAGAAACTTCAAGGTCAAGTGACATCAGAGCAAGACAAAGGAACTCCTACGAGACCTCAAAGCGCGAAAAAAGGTCTTAGAGTATCAACTAACAAGaggtttgcatcatcccctcaAACTCCTCGAACTGATTCGCCTCACTCAGCAAAATTTTTTACAAGTCAATCTCGTTATAGCTGA
- the LOC108858774 gene encoding uncharacterized protein LOC108858774 translates to MVPSLSGEVFSLEEFDIDFEFDAPRFYDFSRPELDSETEEIEFWFESAGNYPPSPFSPKCDWKLELLKQITNTISATNPVEILKPVIESLNTGLNRKDKYNGFIYYNQTVKDVSKTKPKAKTKSCCSSTLTRPTASLLARQKKPLDVYAVQLLTRCQRSLAKFGGKLSPILDSKLQNQDTKRPKLEPKVTLVNSNRKSKLTVPKEPNLRTAERSERHRSKVNSETESHAKPRISSSKTNTTNKNINSEPTSTPLPKRSTPGSQDHQVFGLRTLLRARERSSNAKIKAIQGNNATNSRTLKPTDSSKVRLVKGNHSRKINSQVYGSNIGLLDSKRSRKQELGEPTSTKYGTQSSYRTDINRRLDLCRKFDSQEVAGSLIIA, encoded by the exons ATGGTTCCGAGTTTATCCGGAGAAGTTTTTTCGTTAGAGGAATTCGACATTGATTTCGAATTTGACGCACCTCGTTTCTACGATTTCTCAAGGCCAGAGCTCGATTCCGAGACAGAGGAGATCGAGTTCTGGTTCGAATCCGCTGGAAACTATCCTCCTTCGC ctTTTAGCCCAAAGTGCGATTGGAAACTTGAGCTGCTAAAGCAAATCACAAACACCATCTCAGCAACGAACCCTGTCGAGATCTTAAAACCGGTTATCGAATCTTTGAATACCGGTCTGAATCGGAAAGATAAATACAACG GGTTCATATATTATAACCAAACGGTTAAAGATGTCTCAAAGACAAAACCCAAAGCAAAAACCAAATCATGTTGTAGCTCAACTTTAACAAGACCTACGGCTTCTTTACTTGCAAGGCAGAAGAAACCGTTAGACGTTTACGCTGTTCAACTTCTGACTAG ATGTCAGAGGTCCTTAGCAAAGTTTGGTGGTAAATTATCTCCTATTTTAGACTCTAAGTTACAAAACCAAGACACCAAAAGGCCAAAACTGGAACCTAAG GTGACTCTAGTTAACTCCAACAGAAAATCTAAACTCACCGTTCCAAAGGAACCGAATCTGAGAACTGCAGAAAGATCTGAAAGACACAG GTCTAAGGTCAACTCAGAGACCGAGTCGCATGCGAAACCAAGGATTAGTTCATCTAAAACAAACACTACAAACAAAAAT ATTAATTCTGAACCTACTTCAACACCTTTGCCTAAACGCAGTACTCCAGGCTCACAAGATCATCAG GTATTTGGCTTAAGAACATTACTGAGAGCAAGGGAACGCTCTTCGAAT GCCAAGATTAAGGCCATACAAGGGAATAATGCTACTAACTCCAGAAC GCTAAAACCCACTGATTCCTCAAAGGTTAGGCTAGTCAAAGGAAATCACAGCAGAAAGATAAATAGCCAAGTGTATGGATCTAATATCGGTCTTCTAGACTCAAAG AGATCAAGGAAACAAGAACTCGGTGAACCAACTAGCACCAAATATGGAACTCAGAGCTCTTACAGGACAGATATTAACAG GAGGCTGGATTTATGCCGTAAATTCGATTCACAGGAAGTTGCAGGGAGCCTAATCATTGCTTAA